From Thunnus albacares chromosome 22, fThuAlb1.1, whole genome shotgun sequence, the proteins below share one genomic window:
- the LOC122973277 gene encoding signal-regulatory protein beta-2-like, with amino-acid sequence MMMYSVNVFLLCSLCVVQLSEISQPVSFQTVKLGDSATIECHIKSEMKKRVWYKLTTGKRLQLVTAFDSHYYRNVFADEFRHHYSVKFNSISSNLSISATKWEDVGTYYCGVMNLNDVQFGPGTFLMLKGAKMISDSVVQQAESQSVQPGHSVTLSCSVHTDRCAAEHTRVLWLKNSDYSAPEMIYSSGNKNDTCQSTETGSGEATCVYNLLMRNLSSDDAGIYYCAVTSCGEVLFGNGTRININRDTAITKPAELSPTVIVLLLSNVSLGIVTFILIWALCRSRRKDPTEANDGSSEGNQISQAVIYASVSAAPRRLSSRRATVKYSGDSVVYSDIRY; translated from the exons ATGATGATGTACTCTGTAAATGTTTTCCTGCTCTGCTCTTTGT gtGTGGTGCAGTTAAGTGAAATCTCTCAGCCTGTTTCTTTCCAGACAGTGAAGCTCGGAGACTCAGCTACTATTGAATGTCACATAaagagtgaaatgaaaaaaagagtgtgGTACAAACTGACTACAGGGAAGAGACTGCAGCTTGTGACAGCATTTGATTCTCACTACTATCGTAATGTCTTTGCTGATGAATTTCGTCACCATTATTCAGTCAAATTtaacagcatcagcagtaatcTGAGCATATCTGCAACAAAGTGGGAAGATGTTGGCACATACTACTGTGGAGTGatgaatttaaatgatgttCAGTTTGGACCAGGAACCTTTTTGATGCTGAAAG GTGCAAAGATGATCAGTGACTCTGTCGTCCAGCAAGCAGAGTCTCAGTCAGTGCAGCCAGGACACTCTGTGACTCTCAGCTGTTCTGTTCACACTGACCGCTGTGCAGCAGAACACACTCGCGTCTTGTGGCTGAAAAACTCTGATTATTCTGCTCCTGAGATGATTTACTCctctggaaataaaaatgacacctGCCAGAGTACTGAGACTGGCTCTGGAGAAGCTACCTGTGTGTACAACCTTCTCATGAGGAACCTCAGCTCTGATGATGCAGGAATCTACTACTGTGCCGTGACTTCATGTGGAGAAGTACTGTTTGGAAATGGAACCAGGATTAATATTAACA GGGACACGGCCATCACCAAACCAGCTGAACTGAGTCCAactgttattgtgctgttgcTGTCAAACGTCAGTCTTGGGATTGTGACTTTTATTCTTATATGGGCACTTTGCAGAAGTCGGAGGAAAGATCCCACAG AGGCTAATGATGGATCTTCTGAAGGCAATCAG ATTAGTCAAGCAGTTATATACGCATCTGTGAGTGCGGCACCCAGACGCCTCTCCTCCAGGCGAGCTACAGTGAAATACAGTGGAGACTCTGTAGTTTACTCTGACATCAGGTACTGA
- the LOC122973270 gene encoding uncharacterized protein LOC122973270, with protein MRSPEFVFFLTCLLLGQKMAQMTDVKFSSSVRQERSFVSVNTGDNLTLQCFYDGVVARLYWYKQTLGQKPRIISTYYKYESNGTFHDELKNNPRFTLDTETGKNHLKITNLRISDSATYYCASSYSSKFEFAEGTIVNVKGSGLNIQALVHQSASESSVTLNCTVHTGTCNDGNHSVYWFKNSEESQPGIIYTHGGRNDQCERNSNTQTHTCVYNLPMKSLNLSHAGTYYCAVASCGQILFGNGTKLDVGNEVDSLVYLLSGALTFTTILVVLLALYVINKRNSCQCKESQVRFSAPSTSNAEGHQNEENIHYAALKEHKINRSRRQRNNTKAECVYSSVKQ; from the exons ATGAGATctccagagtttgttttctttctgacatGTCTGTTATTGGGACAGAAAATGG CTCAGATGACTGATGTGAAATTCTCCTCATCTGTTCGTCAAGAGAGAAGTTTTGTATCTGTTAATACTGGGGACAACTTGACTTTGCAATGTTTCTATGACGGTGTTGTTGCAAGGCTTTACTGGTATAAGCAAACTCTGGGACAGAAACCAAGAATCATCTCTACCTACTACAAGTATGAAAGTAATGGCACTTTTCATGATGAATTGAAGAACAATCCACGTTTCACACTGGATACTGAAACTGGTAAAAATCACTTGAAGATCACAAATTTGCGCATCTCAGACTCAGCTACTTACTACTGCGCAAGCAGCTACTCATCCAAGTTTGAATTTGCAGAAGGAACTATTGTCAATGTAAAGGGTTCAGGTTTGAACATCCAAGCTTTGGTCCATCAGTCGGCATCTGAGAGCTCTGTGACTCTgaactgtacagtacacactggGACATGTAATGATGGAAAtcacagtgtttactggttcaaAAACTCTGAAGAATCTCAACCAGgaatcatttacacacatggaggcaggaatgatcagtgtgagaggaacagcaacacacaaacacacacctgtgtctaCAACTTGCCAATGAAGAGTCTGAATCTTTCTCATGCTGGGACCTACTACTGTGCTGTTGCCTCATGTGGACAGATACTGTTTGGAAACGGGACCAAGCTGGACGTTGGCA ATGAGGTGGATTCTCTTGTGTATTTGTTAAGTGGAGCTTTGACATTCACCACCATCCTGGTTGTTTTACTGGCTTTGTATGtgatcaacaaaagaaacagCTGCCAGTGTAAAG AGTCTCAGGTGAGATTTTCAGCTCCCTCCACATCAAATGCAGAG GGTCaccaaaatgaagaaaacatccaTTACGCAGCTTTAAAGGAGCACAAGATCAACAGATCTAGAAGACAGAGGAACAACACCAAGGCTGAATGCGTATACTCAAGTGTAAAGCAGTAG